The proteins below are encoded in one region of Streptomyces roseirectus:
- a CDS encoding FxsB family cyclophane-forming radical SAM/SPASM peptide maturase has protein sequence MTGRTAAPPRLAAPFRQFIVKLHGRCNLACTYCYLYAGPDATWRERPARASDAVLDRTASRIAEHARSHRLPELSLVLHGGEPLLAGVDTLARFTGLVRARVPDGCAVRAVVQTNATLLTAPRLTVLADAGIRVGVSLDGGTAAHNARRVDHAGRPSWPAAVRGTRLLAGRFPQTYGGILTVVDPTLDPVRTYESLVALGPPALDLLLPHGNWTSPPDHLGRYGGWLAAVFDRWWDAGRRETRVRLFEACLALLLGHGARTESLGLAPFDAVVVETDGSIEQVDALKSAYDGAARTGLDVFRHPFDDALRHPAVADRQAGAAALSATCRACPLLRVCGGGHYAHRYRAGHGFRNPSVYCADLQHLIRHAAHRLTTTAGRTP, from the coding sequence GTGACCGGACGCACGGCTGCCCCGCCGCGACTCGCGGCCCCCTTCCGGCAGTTCATCGTCAAACTGCACGGCCGCTGCAACCTCGCCTGCACGTACTGCTACCTGTACGCGGGCCCCGACGCGACCTGGCGCGAGCGGCCCGCGCGCGCCTCCGACGCCGTCCTGGACCGCACCGCGTCCCGCATCGCCGAACACGCCCGCAGCCATCGACTCCCCGAACTCTCCCTGGTGCTGCACGGCGGCGAACCCCTCCTCGCCGGCGTGGACACCCTCGCGCGGTTCACCGGCCTCGTCCGCGCGCGCGTGCCGGACGGCTGCGCGGTGCGCGCCGTCGTCCAGACCAACGCGACCCTCCTCACCGCGCCCCGGCTCACCGTCCTCGCCGACGCCGGGATCCGCGTCGGCGTCAGCCTCGACGGCGGCACCGCCGCGCACAACGCGCGCCGTGTCGACCACGCCGGACGGCCCTCCTGGCCCGCCGCCGTCCGCGGCACCCGGCTCCTCGCCGGGCGCTTCCCGCAGACGTACGGGGGGATCCTGACGGTCGTCGATCCGACGCTCGACCCGGTCCGCACGTACGAATCCCTCGTCGCCCTCGGGCCGCCCGCCCTCGACCTGCTCCTCCCGCACGGCAACTGGACCTCACCGCCGGACCACCTCGGCCGGTACGGGGGCTGGCTCGCGGCCGTCTTCGACCGCTGGTGGGACGCCGGGCGGCGCGAGACCCGCGTCCGGCTCTTCGAGGCGTGCCTCGCGCTGCTGCTCGGGCACGGTGCCCGCACCGAGTCGCTGGGCCTCGCCCCCTTCGACGCCGTCGTCGTCGAGACCGACGGCAGCATCGAGCAGGTCGACGCGCTCAAGTCCGCGTACGACGGGGCCGCGCGCACCGGGCTCGACGTCTTCCGGCACCCCTTCGACGACGCCCTGCGCCACCCCGCGGTCGCCGACCGGCAGGCCGGGGCCGCGGCCCTGTCGGCCACCTGCCGGGCCTGCCCCCTCCTGCGCGTCTGCGGCGGCGGCCACTACGCGCACCGCTACCGCGCCGGCCACGGCTTCCGCAACCCCTCCGTCTACTGCGCCGACCTCCAGCACCTCATCCGCCACGCCGCCCACCGCCTCACCACCACCGCCGGGAGGACACCATGA